A stretch of the Ostrea edulis chromosome 9, xbOstEdul1.1, whole genome shotgun sequence genome encodes the following:
- the LOC125658800 gene encoding uncharacterized protein LOC125658800, producing the protein MDNYGTSYECELFVTTSRTTVVSVKVDSPKSSSPKISASFTITAGQVKQLFFNNKIRMVGSSKSSKGIRITGTDEIVIYGFNKERNSNDGFVGLPVDVLSDEYYAVSWYPPYRECEMLVVGVEDSTSVSVTIGQYMGNRYVYYNKKKYYKGNTVKENLNKYDTWQLSTNGDLSGSFITANKRISVFSGNKKTNIGKGGSQDHLVEHLTPVNTWGKNFATVPIPLRTVGDYFKFIASEDNTKVTISGGYSSSFTISKKGGVVQKVISSKAYCRVVADKPIMLVQFVQSQISSSEPSDPAMMIIPPCEQYGADYTFATPKYSRGSYENYFMFIVEEREASGLRLNGKSFPVNTQFKRISGTTLVGGYISISEGTHTVRHISPIAIFGGFMYGKAPLETYGFTTGMRMAKVNAICIPTPTVTGDGIDNDCDGKIDEELCTPENKNKDDDGDGKVNEDCAKPPPIDGKWTSWSSYGACSVTCQPTSHMVSGTKTRTRTCSNPAPAYDGKQCTGTGSETISCTPTNPCRVDGNWGSWGSYGACSVTCGSGKKSRSRSCNNPAPTGGGSNCPGSSTSSATCTLSACPIDGNWGNWGSYGSCTKSCGGGTQSRSRSCSNPVPQYGGKSCSGSSSSSQSCNTHYCPIDGKWASWGSYGTCTVTCGGGTQRRSRTCSNPAPQYLGKNCPGSTVSSRSCNTHFCPIDGLWTGWGQWSVCTETCGGGIQSRSRSCSNPTPQYGGAYCSGFSSNTQVCNTQNCPINGGWDMWSNWGSCTVTCGGGTQTRSRSCSKPSPQYGGLDCTGPKTSSQDCNTHNCPIDGGFTNWGSWGTCTVTCGGGTQTRTRSCTSPTPQYGGANCVGTTSQTQDCNTQVCIIDGAWSTWGAWGTCSVSCGGGKRSRARTCSNPKPANGGKSCSGSLKELGDCNSQFCPTPAAGTYIQLCPIGWFTCQSGGITCIDKSFVCDCSSDCDDGSDETTGYAGCSGAVIAMCAENLSVKLMTSPILVFIGLVVALYQLL; encoded by the exons ATGGATAACTATGGAACCAGTTATGAATGTGAGCTCTTCGTCACAACTTCCCGCACTACCGTGGTTAGTGTAAAAGTAGATTCCCCAAAGAGTTCCAGTCCAAAAATATCAGCTTCTTTTACCATCACAGCTGGTCAAGTCAAGCAGCTGTTTTTTAACAACAAAATAAGAATGGTTGGATCAAGTAAAAGCAGCAAGG GTATCAGAATCACAGGCACGGACGAAATCGTCATTTACGGTTTCAACAAGGAGAGAAACTCCAACGACGGTTTTGTAGGTCTTCCAGTTGATGTTTTGTCAGATGAGTATTACGCCGTCTCCTGGTACCCGCCATATCGGGAGTGCGAGATGTTGGTTGTCGGGGTAGAGGATTCCACGTCGGTCAGCGTCACCATTGGTCAATACATGGGGAACAGATATGtgtattataataaaaaaaagtattacAAGGGTAATACGGTGAAagaaaatcttaataaatacgACACATGGCAACTTTCTACAAATGGAGACCTTAGTGGAAGTTTCATTACGGCTAATAAACGCATATCAGTTTTCTCTGGAAACAAGAAAACAAACATCGGAAAAGGCGGGTCTCAGGATCACTTGGTTGAACACCTTACTCCTGTAAACACATGGGGTAAAAATTTTGCTACTGTCCCTATTCCCCTGAGAACCGTTGGGGACTATTTCAAATTCATCGCTAGCGAAGACAACACCAAAGTCACCATATCGGGCGGTTACTCGTCTTCTTTCACCATTTCCAAGAAGGGAGGTGTCGTGCAGAAGGTAATATCGTCAAAGGCTTACTGTAGGGTAGTCGCAGACAAACCCATCATGTTGGTTCAATTTGTCCAATCCCAGATCAGCTCAAGCGAACCTTCGGATCCCGCTATGATGATCATTCCGCCGTGTGAACAATATGGTGCTGATTACACATTCGCCACTCCAAAATACTCCCGAGGGTCGTACGAAAATTACTTCATGTTCATTGTAGAGGAAAGGGAAGCCTCAGGTCTCAGACTTAATGGCAAATCGTTCCCTGTCAACACACAGTTTAAGAGAATCTCTGGAACGACACTTGTCGGAGGATACATATCGATATCAGAGGGAACTCACACTGTTCGACATATATCCCCTATTGCTATTTTTGGAGGGTTTATGTACGGAAAAGCTCCCCTGGAAACATACGGTTTTACCACTGGTATGAGAATGGCGAAAGTCAATGCC atatgtattcctacgccgACTGTAACTGGAGACGGTATCGACAACGATTGTGACGGGAAGATTGATGAGGAACTCTGTACTCcggaaaacaaaaacaaag atgATGATGGTGACGGAAAAGTCAACGAAGACTGTGCAAAACCACCACCAA TTGACGGAAAATGGACGTCGTGGTCTTCATACGGTGCATGCTCTGTAACATGCCAGCCAACCTCGCACATGGTCTCTGGAACTAAAACTCGAACAAGAACGTGTTCGAATCCGGCCCCGGCTTATGACGGAAAACAATGTACTGGTACTGGAAGTGAAACTATTTCTTGTACCCCGACAAATCCATGCCGAG TTGATGGAAACTGGGGTTCATGGGGTTCCTACGGTGCATGCTCTGTGACATGTGGAAGCGGAAAGAAATCTCGCTCCAGATCCTGTAACAACCCAGCGCCAACAGGCGGCGGAAGTAACTGTCCAGGAAGTTCTACGTCTTCAGCCACGTGTACACTATCAGCCTGTCCCA TCGATGGTAATTGGGGTAACTGGGGATCCTATGGAAGCTGCACTAAGTCTTGTGGCGGAGGAACACAATCAAGAAGTAGATCCTGTTCAAACCCTGTCCCTCAGTATGGCGGGAAATCTTGTTCTGGGTCTTCTTCATCGTCTCAGAGCTGCAACACCCACTACTGTCCAA TTGACGGTAAATGGGCATCTTGGGGTTCCTATGGAACGTGTACAGTCACGTGTGGAGGTGGAACACAAAGAAGAAGCAGGACATGTTCCAATCCGGCGCCACAATATCTGGGCAAAAATTGTCCCGGATCCACTGTCTCTTCGAGAAGCTGTAATACACATTTCTGTCCCA TTGACGGTCTCTGGACCGGATGGGGACAGTGGAGTGTTTGTACAGAGACATGTGGTGGCGGAATCCAATCCCGATCCCGATCCTGCAGTAATCCCACTCCTCAATATGGCGGTGCTTATTGTTCAGGGTTTTCTTCCAATACACAAGTCTGTAACACTCAGAACTGTCCGA TTAACGGGGGCTGGGATATGTGGTCGAATTGGGGATCTTGCACAGTTACCTGCGGAGGAGGTACACAGACGCGCTCAAGAAGCTGTTCCAAACCTTCACCTCAATACGGAGGACTGGATTGTACAGGACCAAAGACCTCTAGTCAGGACTGCAACACACATAACTGTCCAA TTGATGGCGGTTTTACTAACTGGGGATCGTGGGGTACATGCACTGTTACCTGTGGAGGAGGGACACAAACACGTACACGCAGCTGCACCAGTCCTACTCCCCAATATGGTGGAGCCAATTGCGTAGGAACGACATCGCAGACTCAGGACTGCAATACACAAGTTTGCATAA TCGATGGAGCGTGGAGTACATGGGGAGCGTGGGGCACATGTTCTGTATCATGTGGTGGTGGCAAAAGGTCACGTGCTAGAACTTGCTCCAATCCCAAACCAGCCAATGGCGGGAAGTCGTGTTCTGGTTCGCTGAAGGAGTTAGGGGACTGTAATAGTCAATTCTGTCCGACACCTGCTGCGGGAACATACATACAG ttgtGTCCCATTGGTTGGTTCACTTGTCAATCTGGAGGCATAACCTGTATCGATAAATCATTTGTATGTGACTGCTCATCGGACTGTGACGACGGAAGTGACGAAACGACAGGATATGCTGGCTGCTCCGGGGCTGTAATAGCCATGTGTGCTGAAAACCTTTCAG TGAAATTGATGACGTCACCAATCCTAGTTTTCATCGGCCTAGTGGTGGCTCTGTATCAGCTGTTGTGA